One genomic window of Leopardus geoffroyi isolate Oge1 chromosome C3, O.geoffroyi_Oge1_pat1.0, whole genome shotgun sequence includes the following:
- the TMEM71 gene encoding transmembrane protein 71 isoform X3, whose amino-acid sequence MYRISQLMSTPVASKCSSGSERRYTGEPSPRCLFPSFACDSLDGDSSFEGCSAALLTGSHITCRRSPRLLSNGYYVWTEDPFLCDKDGNITLSPPQASVLYKENLVRIFRKKKRIRPSLSNLFSLGASKSWQHGNLLGDVDSSLSEDTWLEGVGRLDTHHCNYIAVAFSSFPDPEAAVWETFPEAVSHTERR is encoded by the exons ATGTACCGAATATCTCAACTGATGTCAACACCAGTGGCAAGTAAAT GTTCTTCAGGCTCTGAGAGAAGATATACCGGAGAGCCGTCTCCCAGATGCCTTTTCCCAAG tTTTGCCTGTGATTCCCTGGATGGTGACAGTTCCTTTGAAGGCTGCTCTGCAGCTCTCTTGACGGGCTCCCACATCACCTGTCGCCGAAGTCCCAGACTCCTCTCCAATGGCTACTATGTTTGGACAGAGGACCCTTTCCTCTGTGACAAAGATGGCAACATAACTCTGAGCCCACCCCAGGCCAGTGTTCTTTACAAGGAGAATTTAGTTAG gatatttagaaagaaaaagagaatccgcCCTTCCTTGTCTAATCTCTTCAGCCTTGGTGCCTCTAAATCCTGGCAGCATGGAAATCTCTTGGGTGATGTTGACTCTTCCCTAAGTGAGGACACCTGGCTGGAGGGGGTCGGGAGGCTGGACACGCACCATTGCAACTATATCG CCGTGGCATTTAGCAGCTTCCCAGACCCCGAGGCTGCAGTTTGGGAGACATTCCCAGAGGCTGTGAGTCACACGGAAAGAAGATAA